A genomic segment from Bacillus cereus G9842 encodes:
- a CDS encoding GGDEF domain-containing protein, which translates to MLRDLFVNTTIILSFIFVGGQLLRDRPLKEEFSLWQKCVVGILTGILGILLMYFGVHVGTILLDLRYLAVILAVIIGGPIASTIAVSMILVTRLLFMDYSLASQVAFYTIIAIGVGSIFISRLNISLGEKWAWLHTYILSILIPSLYIWLIKDINIVGLYLISSIITGYITFISANYVLQSNELFQTMKQYATVDALTGLGNVRQFDLEMNRHISNKNMKNDSLCLLLIDIDHFKYVNDTYGHPAGDEVLKQVGCILRETSQFPDLAFRKGGEEFALLIPNKGLAYGIRMGEQICIAVESHPFQLLDGTKIKITVSVGVSEYEGSSEQFIQAADDALYYSKRNGRNKVSSAS; encoded by the coding sequence ATGTTAAGGGACTTATTTGTAAATACAACAATTATTCTTTCCTTTATTTTTGTTGGAGGTCAGCTTTTAAGAGATAGGCCGTTAAAAGAAGAGTTTTCTCTTTGGCAGAAATGTGTAGTAGGTATTCTTACTGGAATATTAGGTATATTACTAATGTATTTCGGTGTTCATGTTGGTACCATCCTATTGGATTTGCGCTACTTAGCTGTTATTTTAGCTGTTATAATTGGAGGCCCGATAGCGAGTACTATAGCTGTTAGTATGATTTTAGTAACTAGGTTATTATTTATGGATTATTCATTAGCTTCTCAAGTAGCTTTTTATACAATTATTGCGATAGGAGTAGGTAGTATCTTTATTTCGCGTCTAAATATCTCTCTAGGAGAAAAGTGGGCATGGTTACATACATATATTTTATCTATTCTAATCCCCTCACTATATATATGGTTAATTAAAGATATTAACATAGTAGGATTATATTTAATTTCTAGTATTATTACAGGCTACATAACATTCATAAGTGCAAATTACGTTTTACAATCCAATGAGTTATTCCAAACGATGAAGCAATACGCAACGGTAGACGCATTGACAGGTCTAGGAAACGTAAGACAGTTTGATTTAGAGATGAATCGTCATATTAGTAATAAGAACATGAAAAATGATTCGCTTTGTTTACTACTTATAGATATTGACCACTTTAAGTATGTAAATGATACGTACGGGCATCCTGCAGGGGACGAAGTGTTAAAACAAGTAGGATGTATTTTACGAGAAACTTCACAATTTCCAGATTTGGCTTTTCGAAAGGGTGGAGAGGAGTTTGCGCTTTTGATACCGAATAAGGGATTAGCTTACGGAATTCGTATGGGCGAGCAAATTTGTATAGCTGTTGAAAGTCACCCATTTCAATTGTTAGATGGAACAAAAATAAAAATTACGGTTTCGGTAGGGGTTTCAGAATATGAAGGGTCATCAGAGCAATTTATTCAAGCGGCGGATGATGCGTTATACTACTCGAAACGAAATGGTAGAAATAAGGTCAGCTCTGCATCTTAA
- a CDS encoding YbdD/YjiX family protein yields MLKRLRKVWGERKRFISLLVGVPSYEVYVEHMKKHHPEEEVVCQKQFFAEAQEARFNAKGGKISRCC; encoded by the coding sequence ATGCTTAAACGACTACGGAAAGTATGGGGGGAAAGAAAACGCTTTATTAGTTTGCTCGTTGGGGTACCAAGTTATGAAGTATATGTGGAGCATATGAAAAAGCATCATCCTGAAGAAGAGGTTGTATGTCAAAAGCAATTTTTTGCTGAGGCACAAGAAGCAAGATTTAATGCAAAGGGTGGAAAAATATCACGCTGTTGTTAA
- the cstA gene encoding carbon starvation protein CstA has protein sequence MKTLKSILLWGVITAVGAGAFGVIALSQGETINAVWLLVAAVCVYAVAYRFYSRFIARKVFNLDDNRQTPAHTLNDGKDYVPTNKWVLFGHHFAAIAGAGPLVGPILAAQMGYLPGTIWIIVGVVVAGAVQDFVILFASMRRNGKSLGEMIKDEIGPVTGLIAMIGILGIMIILLAVLALVVVKALIGSPWGMFTIAATIPIAILMGVYMRYIRPGRVGEGSVIGIILLILSLIGGQYVAENPTLASMFTFSGETIAIMLIVYGFIASALPVWMLLAPRDYLSTFLKVGTIVGLAIGILIVAPDLQMPAVSQFIDGTGPVFSGNLFPFLFITIACGAVSGFHALVSSGTTPKMIEQEGHAQPIGYGAMLMESFVAAMAMIAACVLTPGTYFAINSPAALIGTDVSQAAQVISSWGFAITPNELKELAVNVGEQTILSRTGGAPTLAIGMAYIFSQVIGGTAMMAFWYHFAILFEALFILTTIDAGTRVGRFMIQDILGHVYKPFAKTDSTLANVIATTLCVLGWGYFLYQGVVDPLGGINTLWPLFGIANQMLAGIALLLGTTILFKMGKKAYVWVTLIPTVGLLIVTMTAGYQKLFHENPKIGFLSHAKVFQGALDEGKVLAPAKNVAQMKQIIFNDYIDAALCGIFMIVVIAVLISAIRIWIQVLRNKPMLLKEAAYISRDESESRNYYA, from the coding sequence GTGAAGACATTGAAATCGATTTTACTTTGGGGCGTTATTACAGCAGTAGGAGCAGGGGCTTTTGGGGTAATAGCTTTATCACAAGGTGAAACCATTAATGCTGTATGGCTCTTAGTAGCTGCTGTATGTGTATATGCAGTTGCTTATCGCTTTTATAGTAGATTTATAGCGAGAAAGGTTTTTAATTTAGATGATAATCGTCAAACACCAGCCCATACATTAAACGATGGGAAAGACTATGTTCCAACAAATAAGTGGGTATTGTTTGGACATCACTTTGCAGCGATTGCTGGGGCGGGACCTTTAGTAGGACCGATTTTAGCAGCACAAATGGGATATTTACCAGGGACCATTTGGATTATTGTTGGGGTAGTTGTTGCGGGGGCTGTCCAAGATTTTGTCATTTTATTTGCTTCGATGAGACGTAATGGTAAATCGTTAGGAGAAATGATTAAGGATGAGATTGGGCCTGTTACAGGACTAATTGCAATGATAGGTATTTTAGGAATTATGATTATTTTATTAGCAGTATTAGCGTTAGTCGTAGTAAAGGCACTGATTGGAAGTCCTTGGGGAATGTTTACGATAGCAGCAACGATTCCCATCGCTATTTTAATGGGAGTTTACATGCGCTATATTAGGCCTGGTCGTGTTGGAGAAGGGTCAGTAATTGGTATTATCCTACTTATTTTATCTCTTATTGGAGGACAGTATGTAGCAGAAAATCCAACACTTGCAAGTATGTTCACATTTAGTGGCGAAACAATTGCTATTATGCTTATTGTATATGGATTTATTGCATCTGCATTACCAGTTTGGATGTTATTAGCACCACGTGATTATTTAAGTACATTTTTAAAAGTTGGAACAATTGTTGGATTGGCGATTGGTATTTTAATTGTAGCACCTGATTTACAAATGCCAGCAGTTTCGCAATTTATTGATGGAACAGGTCCTGTTTTCTCCGGTAATTTATTCCCGTTCTTATTTATTACGATTGCCTGTGGTGCAGTCTCTGGATTCCATGCTCTTGTTTCATCAGGTACGACGCCAAAAATGATTGAACAAGAGGGACATGCACAGCCAATTGGTTACGGAGCAATGTTAATGGAGTCGTTTGTAGCTGCGATGGCAATGATTGCAGCTTGTGTATTAACACCAGGAACTTATTTTGCGATTAATAGTCCGGCAGCACTTATTGGTACGGATGTATCGCAGGCAGCTCAAGTTATTTCTTCATGGGGATTTGCTATTACACCAAATGAACTAAAAGAACTTGCTGTAAATGTTGGAGAGCAAACAATTTTATCACGTACAGGTGGCGCACCAACGTTAGCGATAGGTATGGCATATATTTTCTCACAAGTAATAGGTGGAACGGCGATGATGGCATTCTGGTATCATTTTGCTATTCTCTTTGAAGCCCTATTTATTTTAACAACGATTGACGCAGGAACGCGTGTAGGACGATTTATGATTCAAGATATTTTAGGGCATGTATATAAGCCGTTTGCGAAAACAGATTCTACATTAGCAAATGTAATAGCTACAACGTTATGTGTATTAGGATGGGGTTATTTTTTGTACCAAGGGGTAGTAGATCCGCTTGGTGGAATTAATACATTATGGCCACTTTTCGGTATTGCAAATCAAATGTTAGCAGGTATTGCATTATTACTTGGAACGACAATTTTGTTCAAAATGGGGAAAAAGGCATATGTTTGGGTGACACTTATTCCAACTGTTGGATTGCTTATTGTAACGATGACGGCGGGTTATCAAAAGCTATTTCATGAAAACCCTAAAATAGGATTTCTATCTCATGCAAAGGTGTTCCAGGGAGCATTAGATGAGGGGAAAGTGTTAGCACCAGCTAAAAATGTTGCTCAAATGAAGCAAATTATTTTCAATGATTATATTGATGCAGCGCTTTGCGGGATTTTTATGATAGTTGTAATCGCTGTATTAATTTCTGCAATTCGAATTTGGATTCAAGTATTAAGAAATAAGCCGATGCTGCTAAAAGAGGCAGCATATATTTCTAGAGATGAAAGTGAGTCGAGGAACTATTATGCTTAA
- a CDS encoding LytR/AlgR family response regulator transcription factor, with translation MKILLIMEEAEERRELAENFTENMRNVECFEAKTGTESLFMMKKHIPDFVFLSSKLLDGTGFEYASLLREINCYTKFIFVGENIEESITAFRFQAFYYLLRPFREEDLQFLLYKIGKEQGEKAKSYLRKLPIESQEGIRYILPEDIVYVSKNKENKTVSIYTTNNQYISTYTLQELENKLNAYDFLRVHKSYLINMSYVKELKPYYNGTYNLYLDRYDEQPIPVSRNYVKRLRNNIEL, from the coding sequence ATGAAAATTTTACTGATCATGGAAGAGGCAGAAGAGAGAAGAGAGTTAGCTGAAAATTTCACTGAAAATATGAGAAATGTAGAATGTTTTGAAGCAAAGACAGGAACAGAATCTTTATTTATGATGAAAAAACATATACCAGACTTTGTTTTTTTAAGTTCCAAATTACTAGATGGTACTGGTTTTGAATATGCAAGTTTATTACGAGAAATAAATTGCTATACAAAATTTATTTTTGTAGGTGAAAACATAGAGGAATCTATTACAGCTTTTCGTTTCCAAGCATTTTATTATTTATTACGACCATTTCGTGAAGAAGATTTACAATTTCTTTTATATAAAATAGGTAAAGAACAAGGTGAGAAAGCAAAGAGTTATTTGCGGAAACTACCGATAGAAAGTCAAGAGGGTATACGATATATTCTTCCAGAAGATATCGTATATGTAAGTAAAAATAAAGAAAATAAAACTGTTTCAATTTACACAACGAATAATCAGTATATTTCAACATATACACTTCAGGAATTAGAAAATAAGCTAAATGCATATGATTTTTTACGTGTGCATAAAAGTTATTTAATTAATATGTCATATGTAAAAGAACTGAAACCTTATTATAATGGCACGTATAATTTGTATTTAGATAGGTATGATGAGCAACCGATTCCAGTCAGTCGTAATTATGTAAAACGCCTTCGAAATAACATTGAATTATAG
- a CDS encoding MFS transporter: MGKVKEISKRKLLGIAGLGWLFDAMDVGMLSFVMVALQKDWGLTSQEMGWIGSINSIGMAVGALIFGILSDRIGRKSVFIITLLLFSIGSGLTALTTTLAMFLVLRFLIGMGLGGELPVASTLVSESVEAHERGKIVVLLESFWAGGWLIAALISYFVIPKYGWEIAMVLSAVPALYALYLRWNLPDSPRFQKVEKRPSVIENIKSVWSGEYRKATIMLWILWFCVVFSYYGMFLWLPSVMVLKGFSLIKSFQYVLIMTLAQLPGYFTAAWFIERLGRKFVLVTYLIGTACSAYLFGVADSLTVLIVAGMLLSFFNLGAWGALYAYTPEQYPTVIRGTGAGMAAAFGRIGGILGPLLVGYLVASEASLSIIFTIFCGSILIGVFAVVILGQETKQRELV; this comes from the coding sequence GTGGGCAAGGTAAAAGAAATTTCGAAGCGCAAACTACTTGGTATAGCTGGACTTGGATGGCTATTTGATGCAATGGATGTTGGAATGCTTTCATTTGTAATGGTAGCCTTGCAAAAGGATTGGGGATTAACGAGCCAGGAAATGGGCTGGATAGGCAGTATTAACTCAATCGGTATGGCAGTAGGAGCGCTTATTTTTGGGATACTATCAGATAGAATAGGCCGAAAATCAGTCTTTATTATTACATTATTATTATTTTCTATCGGTAGTGGTTTAACTGCATTAACAACGACACTCGCGATGTTTCTCGTTTTACGCTTTTTAATTGGTATGGGGCTTGGCGGAGAGCTTCCGGTTGCCTCTACACTAGTATCAGAGAGTGTTGAAGCGCATGAGCGTGGGAAAATTGTTGTGTTATTAGAAAGTTTTTGGGCAGGTGGATGGCTAATTGCAGCCCTTATCTCGTATTTTGTTATTCCTAAATATGGTTGGGAAATTGCGATGGTATTGAGTGCAGTTCCAGCACTATATGCTTTATATTTAAGATGGAATTTACCGGATTCCCCAAGGTTCCAAAAAGTTGAAAAAAGACCATCTGTTATTGAAAATATAAAATCAGTTTGGTCTGGGGAATATCGTAAAGCAACAATTATGCTATGGATTCTATGGTTTTGTGTTGTCTTTTCTTATTATGGAATGTTCCTTTGGTTACCGAGTGTAATGGTGCTAAAAGGATTTAGTTTAATAAAAAGTTTCCAATACGTACTTATTATGACATTAGCTCAACTTCCAGGATATTTCACCGCTGCTTGGTTTATTGAACGTCTCGGTCGTAAATTTGTGTTGGTTACGTATTTAATCGGGACAGCTTGCAGTGCCTATTTGTTTGGGGTTGCGGATTCATTAACAGTATTAATCGTGGCAGGTATGTTACTATCCTTCTTTAACTTAGGTGCTTGGGGAGCATTATACGCCTATACACCTGAACAGTATCCGACGGTTATTCGTGGTACTGGTGCAGGAATGGCAGCAGCATTTGGGCGTATTGGTGGTATTCTTGGGCCACTATTAGTGGGGTATTTAGTTGCCTCAGAAGCTTCACTATCAATAATATTTACGATTTTCTGCGGATCAATTTTAATTGGTGTATTCGCTGTAGTAATACTTGGACAGGAAACGAAGCAACGAGAATTAGTATAA
- a CDS encoding WecB/TagA/CpsF family glycosyltransferase, whose translation MAVQTVDILGVPFSTMTMDETVKYLKEQLEAERTHTFQVVTANPEIVMCAKKDEKFYQTLLNTDLITPDGIGVVKASGMLGTPLKERVAGFDLMCNLLAKLSEDSKPVSVFLLGAKPHVVQAAADHLTKTYSAVSIAGTQDGYFKQEDEENIISRIQEAKPDLLLVALGFPRQENFIQNNKHRLETKMAVGVGGSLDVWAGEVKRAPKWIQAIHLEWFYRLCSNPTRWRRQLVLAEFLKEVMRSKK comes from the coding sequence ATGGCAGTACAAACAGTTGATATTCTAGGCGTTCCTTTTTCTACAATGACAATGGATGAAACGGTCAAATATTTAAAAGAACAACTAGAAGCGGAGCGAACTCATACGTTTCAGGTAGTAACAGCAAACCCTGAAATTGTTATGTGCGCAAAAAAGGATGAAAAGTTCTATCAAACATTATTGAATACAGATTTAATTACACCTGATGGTATTGGGGTTGTAAAGGCAAGCGGCATGCTTGGTACACCTTTAAAAGAACGTGTAGCAGGTTTTGATTTAATGTGTAATTTACTTGCGAAGTTATCAGAAGATAGTAAACCAGTATCTGTTTTCTTATTAGGTGCAAAGCCGCATGTTGTACAAGCTGCAGCAGATCATTTAACAAAGACATATTCAGCTGTATCCATCGCCGGTACACAAGATGGTTATTTCAAACAAGAAGACGAAGAGAATATTATTTCTCGCATTCAAGAAGCAAAACCAGATTTATTACTTGTTGCACTCGGTTTCCCGAGACAAGAGAACTTTATCCAAAACAATAAGCATCGTTTAGAAACGAAAATGGCTGTTGGAGTGGGTGGAAGTTTAGACGTATGGGCTGGAGAGGTAAAACGTGCACCAAAATGGATTCAAGCGATTCATTTAGAGTGGTTTTATAGATTATGCAGTAATCCAACACGCTGGCGTCGTCAGTTAGTATTAGCGGAATTTTTAAAAGAAGTAATGCGTTCGAAAAAGTAG
- a CDS encoding glycosyltransferase family 4 protein encodes MRILHMNAGAEDGGGKTHIISLLDQFPTGEVELAVFEDGIVAKEARELGIKVHVFSQKSRYDLSILKNISEFINKEKFDVVHTHGPRANFYVSLMKKRIKAKWVTTIHSDPFQDFTKQGFKGWIFTKLNLKALKNIDLFFVVTNRLKKSLAALGISNEKMHVIYNGIEYDKEKAEGYNKKEMFNIAEDVFTAIQVARLHPVKGHEVLFDALQQTKLEKIKVLLVGDGPLEENLKSLATEKGINDKVEFLGHRQDVKQLFASSHVNLLTSHSEGFPLVLLEAANQRVPSIVTRAGEIEPLIVDETYGWIVPTDDGKALALALEEAYDKWKTGELAAMGKHIYEHATMNFSLQKLYEDTKETYKQLIAKNL; translated from the coding sequence ATGAGAATATTGCATATGAATGCAGGAGCAGAAGATGGGGGAGGGAAAACACATATTATTTCACTTCTCGATCAGTTTCCAACTGGTGAAGTAGAATTAGCAGTATTTGAAGATGGAATTGTTGCGAAGGAAGCAAGGGAATTAGGGATAAAAGTCCATGTGTTTTCACAAAAATCGCGCTATGATTTATCCATTTTAAAGAATATAAGTGAATTTATTAATAAAGAAAAATTTGATGTAGTTCATACGCATGGTCCTAGGGCTAATTTCTATGTTTCTTTAATGAAAAAGAGAATAAAGGCAAAATGGGTAACGACTATTCATAGTGATCCATTTCAAGACTTTACTAAACAGGGCTTCAAAGGTTGGATTTTTACGAAATTAAATTTGAAAGCCTTAAAAAATATAGACTTATTTTTCGTTGTAACAAATAGATTGAAAAAAAGCCTGGCAGCATTAGGGATTTCAAATGAAAAGATGCATGTTATTTATAATGGAATTGAATACGATAAGGAAAAAGCAGAAGGCTATAATAAAAAAGAAATGTTCAATATTGCTGAAGATGTATTTACGGCAATCCAAGTAGCGCGATTACATCCTGTCAAAGGACATGAAGTTTTATTCGATGCGTTACAACAAACAAAATTGGAGAAAATTAAAGTATTATTAGTTGGCGATGGCCCATTAGAAGAAAATCTAAAGTCATTAGCTACTGAAAAAGGGATTAACGATAAAGTAGAGTTTTTAGGACATCGTCAAGATGTAAAACAATTATTTGCGTCGTCACATGTAAATTTATTAACTTCTCATAGTGAAGGGTTCCCACTAGTTTTATTAGAAGCGGCAAATCAACGCGTACCATCAATTGTGACTAGGGCTGGAGAAATTGAACCATTAATCGTAGATGAAACTTACGGATGGATTGTGCCAACAGATGATGGAAAGGCATTAGCATTAGCTTTAGAAGAAGCGTATGATAAGTGGAAAACTGGAGAATTAGCAGCAATGGGTAAACATATTTATGAGCATGCTACTATGAATTTCTCACTTCAAAAACTATATGAAGATACAAAGGAAACATATAAGCAATTAATAGCGAAAAACTTGTAA
- a CDS encoding O-antigen ligase family protein, with product MLANQARVRFEHFLLFFIILQPVLDLLTSLSITLLKSNATVGILVRFLIMAVGGIYILIQAKEKENRKFLIYLILLAGVLGVGFINNKLVKDPIVLSEEVKFVAKALYIYIMLGSYILALKSLKKTVNISDKVRNSIVYSTLIINAIMVISISTSTDFGSYEWMKVGSRGWFYAGNELGSILAIIFPIVVLYSIQKTKSWKHILYWIPSILMIYSLIQVGTKVGMGSIGATLAAAIGIILLQLLFDRKNPNKKSLALNAVIAIILLAGVVGTFKQTPLAQNMGIHNNYLSEQNVAQQGQKEKEIKEKLKKEQELKEKEEKHHKAEKPEEKAKIEEEVKKELEKEQKKENQENLIFSGRQVYEERHKQFFKEAPMSQKLLGMGYAGNFKYNEQKQPDPKLIEMDFHDWFYDFGIIGFVLLMIPFIYYGLRILLAFATRFKDIFNIKYGMISASLLLALGIAYIAGHILTAPGVGIYFVVVLAYLIVDLEIE from the coding sequence ATGTTAGCAAATCAAGCTAGGGTTAGATTTGAGCATTTTTTGCTCTTTTTTATTATTTTACAGCCTGTTTTAGATTTATTAACGTCTCTTAGCATCACTTTATTAAAGTCAAATGCTACCGTTGGAATTTTAGTAAGATTCCTTATTATGGCTGTTGGTGGTATTTACATTTTAATTCAGGCAAAAGAGAAGGAAAATAGAAAGTTTTTAATTTATCTTATATTATTAGCCGGAGTTTTAGGGGTAGGATTTATTAATAATAAACTAGTTAAGGATCCTATTGTACTTAGTGAAGAAGTTAAATTCGTTGCGAAAGCATTATATATATATATTATGCTGGGGTCATACATTTTAGCTTTAAAATCATTGAAAAAGACAGTTAATATTAGTGATAAGGTTCGAAATAGTATTGTATATTCTACATTAATCATTAATGCAATTATGGTTATTTCTATTTCAACATCTACTGACTTTGGTAGTTATGAATGGATGAAGGTTGGTTCTCGAGGTTGGTTCTATGCAGGGAATGAACTAGGTTCAATCTTAGCTATTATTTTCCCTATTGTGGTACTATATTCTATTCAAAAAACAAAGAGCTGGAAACACATTTTATATTGGATTCCATCAATTTTAATGATTTATTCGCTAATTCAGGTTGGTACGAAAGTAGGAATGGGCTCAATTGGTGCTACGTTAGCGGCAGCAATCGGGATTATTTTACTTCAATTATTATTTGATAGAAAAAATCCGAACAAAAAATCCCTTGCGCTTAATGCAGTAATTGCTATTATCCTATTGGCCGGTGTAGTTGGAACGTTTAAACAAACGCCATTAGCACAAAATATGGGTATTCACAATAATTATTTATCAGAGCAAAATGTGGCACAGCAAGGTCAAAAAGAAAAAGAAATTAAAGAGAAGCTGAAAAAAGAGCAAGAACTTAAAGAAAAAGAAGAAAAGCACCATAAGGCTGAAAAACCAGAAGAAAAGGCGAAGATAGAAGAGGAAGTTAAGAAAGAGCTTGAGAAAGAGCAAAAGAAAGAAAATCAAGAAAACCTTATTTTCAGTGGACGTCAAGTATATGAAGAAAGACATAAGCAGTTCTTTAAAGAAGCGCCAATGTCACAAAAGTTATTAGGAATGGGTTATGCAGGTAACTTTAAATACAATGAACAAAAGCAGCCAGATCCAAAATTAATTGAAATGGACTTCCATGATTGGTTTTATGATTTCGGGATTATTGGCTTTGTATTACTAATGATTCCATTTATTTATTACGGGCTAAGAATTCTACTAGCATTTGCTACGAGATTTAAGGACATATTTAATATAAAATATGGAATGATTTCAGCAAGCTTATTGTTAGCGTTAGGTATTGCTTATATTGCAGGACATATTTTAACAGCACCAGGAGTTGGGATTTACTTTGTAGTGGTGCTAGCTTATCTAATAGTAGACCTAGAAATTGAATGA
- a CDS encoding trimeric intracellular cation channel family protein, whose amino-acid sequence MLLIDIFTFLGIIAAAISGTLVGLKKDLDLFGVLCLAVATALGGGIIRDIMIGNLPPVAFVKPIYFFVSVLSALFTCMFFERINKLQIVIMLSDAVGLGVFTAIGANAAMSHHVDASFLVVSMGVITGIGGGILRDICAQDIPYVFRKEIYAIASILGAISFLITHAMGAHVLAFYVCLLVTFVIRVVTVIYNVHFPVFFKTHAKINKGH is encoded by the coding sequence ATGTTATTAATCGATATATTTACGTTTCTTGGCATTATCGCCGCTGCCATTTCTGGTACATTAGTTGGTTTAAAAAAAGATTTAGATTTATTTGGTGTCCTTTGTTTAGCTGTAGCTACTGCGCTCGGCGGCGGTATTATTCGTGATATCATGATTGGTAACCTGCCCCCTGTCGCATTTGTAAAACCCATTTACTTTTTCGTAAGTGTATTATCAGCATTATTTACTTGTATGTTTTTTGAGCGCATCAATAAACTTCAAATCGTTATTATGCTTTCTGATGCTGTTGGCTTAGGCGTTTTTACAGCTATTGGTGCAAATGCGGCAATGTCACATCATGTTGACGCCTCATTTTTAGTTGTTTCAATGGGAGTCATTACAGGTATTGGAGGCGGTATTTTGCGTGACATTTGTGCTCAAGATATCCCTTACGTATTCCGAAAAGAGATTTACGCAATCGCTTCTATCTTAGGAGCAATTAGCTTCCTAATCACACACGCTATGGGCGCGCACGTATTAGCTTTCTATGTTTGTTTATTAGTAACATTCGTTATTCGTGTCGTCACTGTAATATATAATGTGCATTTCCCTGTTTTCTTTAAAACACATGCTAAAATTAATAAAGGCCATTAA
- a CDS encoding methyl-accepting chemotaxis protein gives MTITHIATELAAVSEKTSSSIQKLTAKSETIVEIAKTGTSLATTSEEKANKGKEQLNQQNKRMGSIQMNMETIITDTHELLDISNKINEIIDIVKSIAEQTNLLALNAAIESARAGEFGKGFSVVAGEIRKLSEQTKESIFNVTKLVEKTNEQITRVSSSVKQISSLVSEGTDSMSATDRYFQEIVKDMSNSKEQNKKIEHELQTISQVMKGIQDDSSQMALTADNLQLELNR, from the coding sequence ATGACAATTACGCATATCGCAACAGAACTAGCTGCTGTATCTGAAAAGACAAGCTCTTCTATTCAAAAACTAACCGCTAAGTCTGAAACTATTGTAGAGATTGCTAAAACAGGTACATCATTAGCTACAACATCTGAAGAAAAAGCGAATAAAGGGAAAGAACAATTAAACCAGCAAAACAAACGAATGGGATCTATTCAAATGAATATGGAAACGATTATTACAGATACTCATGAACTTCTCGATATTTCTAACAAAATTAACGAAATCATAGATATCGTTAAATCGATCGCGGAGCAAACAAATTTACTCGCACTAAATGCTGCTATCGAGTCTGCACGTGCTGGAGAATTTGGGAAGGGGTTTTCTGTTGTTGCTGGTGAAATCCGAAAATTATCAGAGCAAACGAAAGAATCGATATTTAACGTTACAAAGCTCGTCGAAAAAACAAATGAACAAATTACCCGTGTCTCGTCTTCCGTGAAACAAATTAGCTCTCTCGTATCGGAAGGAACGGATAGTATGTCGGCAACAGATCGATACTTCCAAGAAATTGTAAAAGATATGTCTAACTCAAAAGAACAGAATAAGAAAATTGAACATGAGCTACAAACTATTTCACAAGTCATGAAAGGAATTCAAGATGATTCCTCACAAATGGCTCTAACAGCCGATAATTTGCAACTAGAACTAAATCGATAA